In Rhodospirillum rubrum ATCC 11170, a genomic segment contains:
- the frr gene encoding ribosome recycling factor produces MDTAVEVLRKDFAGLRTGRASTSLLDSVMVEAYGQAMPLAQVATVSVPEPRMISVQVWDRGMAKAVDKAIRDAGLGLNPASDGQLIRVPIPPLNEERRTELTKVAGKYAEQTRVAVRNVRRDGMDQLKKMEKDSAISQDEHKKFGAEVQALTDETIRRLDEALAHKEQEIMQV; encoded by the coding sequence ATGGATACGGCGGTCGAAGTCTTGCGCAAGGATTTCGCGGGGCTGCGGACCGGCCGGGCGTCGACGAGCCTGCTCGATTCCGTGATGGTCGAGGCCTATGGTCAGGCCATGCCCTTGGCCCAGGTGGCGACGGTCAGCGTTCCCGAGCCGCGCATGATTAGCGTTCAGGTCTGGGACCGCGGAATGGCCAAGGCCGTCGACAAGGCGATCCGCGACGCCGGCCTCGGCCTCAATCCGGCCTCCGACGGCCAGCTTATCCGCGTGCCCATTCCGCCGCTGAACGAAGAGCGCCGCACCGAGCTGACCAAGGTCGCGGGCAAATATGCCGAGCAGACCCGTGTCGCCGTGCGCAACGTCCGTCGCGATGGCATGGACCAGCTCAAGAAGATGGAAAAGGATAGCGCCATCAGCCAGGACGAACACAAGAAGTTCGGCGCCGAGGTTCAGGCCTTGACCGATGAGACGATCCGTCGTCTCGACGAGGCCCTGGCCCATAAGGAACAGGAGATCATGCAAGTCTGA
- a CDS encoding isoprenyl transferase, translated as MQADPVPLFDGSAPSSFHVAIIMDGNGRWAHARGLPRTAGHKRGAESVRRVVEAAPELGISHLTLFGFSSENWKRPEGEISDLMGLLRLYLRNEIRDLKRNGVRLRVIGRRERFSRDIVALIEDGESDTRDNDRLHLTIALNYGGRQEIADAARALAREVAAGRLDPEAIDEEVLGQRLLTDDLPDPDVLVRTSGEQRISNFLLWQIAYSELVFSPVLWPEFSRDDLAAAVADFHQRERRFGGV; from the coding sequence ATGCAGGCCGATCCCGTGCCTTTGTTCGACGGCTCAGCCCCGTCGTCTTTCCATGTCGCCATTATCATGGATGGCAACGGGCGCTGGGCCCATGCGCGTGGCCTGCCAAGGACGGCGGGGCACAAGCGCGGGGCCGAATCCGTCCGTCGGGTGGTCGAGGCCGCTCCCGAACTGGGCATCAGCCATCTGACGCTTTTCGGTTTCTCCTCGGAGAACTGGAAGCGGCCGGAGGGCGAGATCAGCGACCTGATGGGGCTGCTGCGACTTTACCTGCGCAACGAGATCCGCGATCTCAAGCGCAACGGCGTGCGTCTGCGGGTGATCGGCCGGCGGGAACGCTTCTCGCGCGATATCGTCGCCCTGATCGAGGACGGCGAGAGCGATACCCGCGACAACGATCGCCTGCATCTGACCATCGCCCTGAATTATGGCGGGCGTCAGGAGATCGCCGACGCGGCGCGGGCCCTGGCCCGCGAGGTGGCGGCGGGCCGCCTTGATCCCGAAGCGATCGACGAGGAGGTGCTGGGCCAGCGCCTGCTCACCGATGATCTGCCCGATCCCGACGTTTTGGTGCGAACCAGCGGCGAACAGCGGATCAGCAATTTTCTGTTGTGGCAAATCGCCTATTCCGAACTGGTCTTCTCCCCCGTACTCTGGCCCGAGTTCTCGCGCGATGATCTTGCCGCCGCGGTGGCCGACTTCCATCAGCGCGAACGCCGCTTCGGCGGAGTATAA
- a CDS encoding phosphatidate cytidylyltransferase, giving the protein MLKTRILSALVLAPPVLAAAFFGSPWFDALAALAGALMAWEWIRLCRGGFGLTGWTMAALMALTGALATRFPLDVLLGLALATPMIRLAMAGEDRLRGGMEEEGPWWITAGVPYLGLPLVALVWIRGEGGWETLFWLLAVVWATDIGAYACGRTLGGPLLAPRISPKKTWSGLLGGMGSAALAGWGLALAFGYAPPLWVILFAPGLAVIAQAGDLFESSMKRRFNVKDSSNLIPGHGGLLDRVDGLLAAAPPVACVVALQGGGIGLWQ; this is encoded by the coding sequence TTGCTCAAGACGCGTATCCTGTCGGCCCTGGTGCTGGCTCCGCCGGTGCTCGCCGCCGCTTTCTTCGGATCACCCTGGTTCGACGCCCTGGCCGCCCTGGCCGGCGCGCTGATGGCCTGGGAATGGATCCGGCTTTGCCGGGGTGGTTTCGGTCTGACGGGCTGGACCATGGCCGCGCTGATGGCCTTGACCGGCGCCCTGGCCACCCGGTTCCCCCTTGATGTCCTGCTTGGCCTCGCCCTGGCCACGCCGATGATCCGTCTGGCGATGGCCGGCGAGGATCGCCTGCGCGGCGGCATGGAGGAGGAGGGGCCGTGGTGGATCACCGCCGGCGTGCCTTATCTGGGGCTGCCTTTGGTCGCCCTGGTGTGGATCCGTGGCGAGGGCGGCTGGGAAACCCTGTTCTGGCTGCTGGCCGTGGTCTGGGCCACCGATATCGGCGCCTATGCCTGCGGGCGCACCCTGGGCGGACCTTTGCTCGCCCCGCGCATCAGCCCGAAAAAGACATGGTCGGGCCTGCTGGGCGGCATGGGTAGCGCCGCCCTGGCCGGTTGGGGGCTGGCTTTGGCCTTTGGCTATGCGCCGCCGCTGTGGGTCATCCTTTTCGCGCCGGGTCTGGCGGTCATCGCCCAGGCCGGCGACTTGTTCGAATCCTCGATGAAGCGGCGCTTCAACGTCAAGGATTCGAGTAATCTCATCCCCGGTCACGGGGGACTCCTCGACAGGGTCGACGGACTGCTGGCGGCGGCGCCGCCGGTGGCCTGCGTCGTCGCCCTGCAAGGCGGCGGCATAGGACTTTGGCAATGA
- a CDS encoding 1-deoxy-D-xylulose-5-phosphate reductoisomerase: protein MSGTANGTPRRVSILGSTGSIGKNTLDLIGRSPERYQVVALTANGNAEALAAQAKATRAEIAVVADEAAYGRLKEALAGSGIEAAAGPQAVCEAAARDADWVMAAIVGAAGLAPTLAAVERGATIALANKECLVCAGDLFMAEIRRAGATFLPVDSEHNAIFQVFDFEKKERIERIILTASGGPFRDWTREAMAKATPEQAVAHPNWSMGAKISVDSASMFNKGLEFIEAYHIFGIAPERIEILVHPQSVIHSMVGYVDGSVLAQLGSPDMRTPIAYCLAWPDRMVAPVPHLDFPKLGHMDFRAPDPDRFPAIRIVRETLRRGGVAPTAMNAANEVAVAGFLGRQIGFLDIPAVVEATINDVMAGPLGNQAVDHLDAVMAVDGEARRIAAGHALAHAAAA from the coding sequence ATGAGCGGCACGGCGAACGGCACCCCCCGGCGGGTCAGCATCCTCGGGTCCACCGGTTCCATCGGCAAGAACACCCTTGATCTCATCGGCCGCTCTCCCGAGCGCTATCAGGTGGTCGCCCTGACCGCCAATGGCAATGCCGAGGCCCTGGCCGCCCAGGCCAAGGCGACGCGGGCCGAGATCGCCGTGGTCGCCGACGAGGCGGCCTATGGCCGGCTGAAAGAGGCCCTGGCCGGCAGTGGCATCGAAGCCGCCGCCGGGCCGCAAGCGGTGTGCGAGGCCGCCGCGCGGGATGCCGATTGGGTGATGGCCGCCATCGTCGGCGCCGCCGGTCTGGCCCCGACCCTGGCCGCCGTGGAACGGGGCGCCACCATCGCCCTGGCCAATAAGGAATGCCTGGTCTGCGCCGGCGATCTGTTCATGGCCGAGATCCGCCGCGCCGGGGCGACCTTCCTGCCCGTTGATTCCGAACACAACGCCATCTTCCAAGTCTTTGATTTTGAGAAGAAAGAGCGCATCGAGCGCATCATTTTGACCGCTTCGGGCGGTCCCTTCCGCGACTGGACGCGCGAGGCGATGGCCAAGGCCACGCCCGAGCAGGCGGTCGCCCATCCCAATTGGTCGATGGGCGCCAAGATCAGCGTCGATTCGGCCTCGATGTTCAACAAGGGCCTGGAATTCATTGAGGCCTATCACATTTTCGGCATCGCGCCCGAGCGCATCGAGATCCTGGTCCACCCGCAATCGGTGATCCATTCGATGGTCGGCTATGTCGATGGCTCGGTGCTCGCCCAATTGGGCTCGCCCGATATGCGCACGCCGATCGCCTATTGTCTGGCTTGGCCCGATCGCATGGTGGCCCCGGTGCCCCATCTCGATTTCCCCAAGCTGGGCCACATGGATTTCCGCGCGCCCGATCCCGATCGCTTCCCGGCGATCCGCATCGTCCGCGAGACCCTGCGCCGGGGCGGCGTGGCGCCGACGGCGATGAACGCCGCCAACGAGGTGGCGGTGGCCGGCTTCCTTGGCCGCCAGATCGGCTTCCTCGATATCCCCGCCGTGGTCGAGGCGACGATCAACGATGTCATGGCCGGGCCCCTGGGCAATCAGGCGGTGGACCATCTTGACGCCGTGATGGCCGTCGATGGCGAAGCCCGGCGGATCGCCGCCGGTCACGCCCTGGCCCACGCCGCGGCCGCCTGA
- the rseP gene encoding RIP metalloprotease RseP yields the protein MLDLLHTVLSFLVVLTAVVFVHEFGHFLVARLNGVRVEVFSIGFGRELFGFNDRYGTRWRLSLLPLGGYVRFFGDADETSGTAETTRPLSKAEEAVSFHHKRVGQRFAIVLAGPMANFLFSIVVFAGLYMTIGQPHSAPVVGEVIAGSAAAEAGLLAGDRIVAIDGTPIDRFQDVRRVVPLSNGAPLHIDILRDNAPLAVIALPRMVETDDGLGNKVQVAQLGVKVSLSQADVQRLGPLDALGQAVGQTWQLSADTLTYLGQVVRGNRSAEELGGPVRIAQFSGKAAERGVLDLVTFIALLSVNLGLINLFPIPMLDGGHLMFYTIEALRGRPLGARAQEYGLRFGLALVLAMMVFATWNDLSLINW from the coding sequence ATGCTCGATCTGCTGCATACCGTCTTGTCTTTTCTGGTGGTTTTGACCGCCGTCGTCTTCGTTCACGAGTTCGGCCATTTTCTGGTCGCCCGCTTGAACGGCGTTCGGGTCGAGGTGTTCTCGATCGGCTTCGGCCGCGAGCTGTTTGGCTTCAACGATCGCTACGGCACGCGCTGGCGTCTCAGCCTGCTGCCGCTGGGCGGCTATGTGCGGTTCTTTGGCGATGCCGATGAGACCAGCGGCACGGCCGAGACTACCCGGCCATTGTCCAAGGCCGAAGAGGCGGTTTCCTTCCATCACAAGCGGGTTGGTCAGCGTTTCGCTATCGTCCTGGCCGGACCGATGGCCAATTTCCTGTTTTCCATCGTGGTGTTCGCCGGCCTCTATATGACCATCGGCCAGCCCCATTCGGCGCCGGTGGTCGGCGAGGTGATCGCCGGCAGCGCCGCCGCCGAGGCCGGACTGTTGGCCGGCGATCGCATCGTGGCCATCGACGGCACGCCGATAGACCGCTTCCAGGATGTGCGCCGGGTGGTGCCGCTGTCGAACGGCGCGCCGTTGCATATCGATATCCTGCGCGACAACGCCCCGCTGGCCGTGATCGCCCTGCCGCGGATGGTCGAGACCGACGACGGTCTGGGCAATAAGGTCCAGGTCGCCCAACTCGGGGTCAAGGTCAGCCTGTCCCAGGCCGATGTCCAGCGCCTTGGTCCGCTTGACGCCCTTGGTCAGGCCGTGGGCCAGACGTGGCAGCTTTCGGCCGACACCCTGACCTACCTGGGGCAGGTGGTGCGCGGCAACCGCTCCGCCGAGGAATTGGGCGGGCCGGTGCGCATCGCCCAATTCTCGGGCAAGGCGGCCGAGCGTGGGGTCCTCGATCTGGTGACGTTTATCGCCCTGCTTTCGGTTAACCTCGGATTGATCAACCTTTTTCCCATTCCGATGCTCGACGGCGGACACCTGATGTTTTACACCATAGAGGCCCTGCGGGGTCGGCCGCTGGGCGCGCGCGCCCAGGAATACGGTCTGCGGTTTGGTTTGGCTTTGGTTCTTGCCATGATGGTGTTCGCCACGTGGAACGATCTCAGCTTGATCAATTGGTGA
- the bamA gene encoding outer membrane protein assembly factor BamA: MGAFALLLTALSSTQPAAAQSAGGQRAAAQRGGAFTAPGLGGTIDRIVIEGTQRIDPETVLTYMTVREGDVYDAGKVDRSLKNLFETGLFADVSMRHEGGRLVVSVAENPIINRIAFEGNRRIKDPQLETEIQLRPRVVYTRAKVQEDVQRILELYRRSGRYAVSVEPKVIALDQNRVDLAFEINEGPSTTVRRISFVGNKVYDDSALREVVETSEEAWYRFLSSTDTYDPDRLTYDRELLRRHYLKNGYADFQVKSAIAELSTDRQAFFMTFTVSEGERYRFGPVGLETTLAELDPEALRGVITFKDGDWYSADKVEAAVQKLTDEVGNRGFAFVDVKPRVTRDADKRTIAITFQIDEGPRAFVERIDINGNVRTLDEVVRREMMLSEGDAFNSAKLRRSRQRIQDLGFFEKVEVNNEPSPTAPDRTVVKVDVTEKSTGEVSFGVGWSSSVGAIIEVGLRERNLLGRGQDLKASVSWAQRRSQVDISFTEPYFLDRRLRAGVDLYAIERDLKKESSYDYRTYGTALRLGYNYNENLGHTFKYTAEFNEITDVKSDASRFIKNQDDKTYLSMIGHVLTYDRRDSKLDPKDGYVLSLGNDMAGLGGSEYFLRSDAKAAYYAPIGDWFDWNPTWGLTVKGGAGYMFGLGKDVNINQRYNLGGTNLRGFANAGASPRDADTDDALGGNWVTTGSVEVAVPLGLPAELGLSGRLFSDFGMIGKPDDFDEALMDGAVSPRLSAGAGVTWVSPVGPISVDLGYPLVKEKFDKTEVFRLSFGSRF; encoded by the coding sequence ATGGGTGCTTTCGCGCTTCTCTTGACAGCCCTTTCAAGCACCCAACCCGCCGCCGCCCAATCGGCCGGCGGCCAAAGGGCAGCGGCGCAACGGGGCGGCGCCTTCACCGCTCCCGGCCTTGGTGGCACCATCGATCGCATCGTCATCGAGGGAACCCAGCGCATCGATCCCGAAACCGTGCTCACCTATATGACGGTGCGCGAGGGCGATGTTTATGACGCGGGCAAGGTCGATCGCTCGCTGAAGAACCTGTTCGAGACCGGGCTGTTCGCCGATGTCAGCATGCGCCACGAGGGCGGCCGGCTGGTGGTGAGCGTGGCCGAGAACCCGATCATCAACCGCATCGCCTTCGAGGGGAACCGGCGGATCAAGGATCCGCAGTTGGAGACCGAGATCCAGCTGCGCCCGCGCGTCGTCTATACCCGGGCCAAGGTCCAAGAAGACGTGCAGCGCATCCTCGAGCTTTATCGCCGCTCGGGCCGCTATGCGGTGTCGGTTGAACCCAAGGTCATCGCCCTGGATCAGAACCGGGTCGATCTCGCCTTCGAGATCAACGAGGGCCCCTCGACCACGGTTCGCCGTATCTCCTTCGTCGGCAACAAGGTTTACGACGATTCCGCCCTACGCGAGGTCGTCGAGACCTCCGAGGAGGCCTGGTATCGCTTCTTGTCGTCGACCGACACCTATGATCCCGACCGCCTGACCTATGACCGCGAATTGCTGCGCCGTCATTACTTGAAGAACGGCTATGCGGATTTCCAGGTGAAGTCGGCCATCGCCGAACTGTCGACCGACCGCCAAGCTTTTTTCATGACCTTCACGGTGAGCGAGGGCGAGCGCTATCGCTTCGGCCCGGTCGGTTTGGAAACGACGCTGGCCGAACTTGATCCCGAAGCCCTGCGCGGCGTCATCACCTTCAAGGACGGCGATTGGTATTCGGCCGACAAGGTGGAGGCCGCCGTCCAGAAGCTGACCGACGAGGTCGGTAATCGCGGCTTCGCCTTTGTCGATGTCAAGCCGCGGGTGACCCGTGATGCCGACAAGCGCACCATCGCCATCACCTTCCAGATCGACGAGGGCCCGCGCGCCTTCGTGGAACGCATCGATATCAACGGCAATGTCCGCACCCTTGACGAGGTCGTGCGCCGCGAGATGATGCTGTCGGAAGGCGACGCCTTCAATTCCGCCAAGCTGCGCCGCTCGCGTCAGCGCATCCAGGATCTTGGCTTCTTCGAAAAGGTCGAGGTCAACAACGAGCCCTCTCCGACCGCGCCCGACCGCACCGTGGTCAAAGTGGACGTGACCGAGAAATCGACGGGCGAGGTCTCGTTCGGCGTCGGTTGGTCAAGCTCGGTCGGCGCCATCATCGAAGTGGGCCTGCGCGAGCGCAATCTTCTGGGCCGGGGTCAGGATCTCAAGGCCAGCGTCAGCTGGGCTCAGCGTCGCAGCCAGGTCGATATCAGCTTCACCGAGCCCTATTTCCTGGACCGCCGCCTGCGCGCCGGCGTCGATCTTTACGCCATCGAACGCGACCTGAAGAAAGAAAGCTCTTACGATTACCGGACCTATGGCACGGCCTTGCGTCTGGGCTATAACTACAACGAAAATCTCGGCCATACCTTCAAGTACACGGCCGAGTTCAACGAGATCACCGACGTCAAAAGCGACGCCTCGCGGTTCATCAAGAACCAGGACGACAAGACCTATCTGTCGATGATCGGCCATGTCCTGACCTATGATCGCCGGGACAGCAAGCTTGATCCCAAGGACGGCTATGTCCTGTCGCTTGGCAATGACATGGCCGGCTTGGGCGGCAGCGAGTATTTCTTGCGCAGCGATGCCAAGGCGGCCTATTACGCCCCGATCGGCGATTGGTTCGACTGGAACCCCACCTGGGGGCTGACCGTCAAGGGCGGGGCTGGCTATATGTTCGGCCTGGGCAAGGACGTGAACATCAACCAGCGCTATAATCTGGGTGGCACCAATCTGCGCGGCTTCGCCAACGCCGGTGCCAGCCCGCGCGATGCCGACACCGATGATGCCCTGGGCGGCAACTGGGTCACCACCGGCAGCGTCGAAGTCGCCGTTCCCCTGGGTCTGCCGGCCGAACTGGGCCTGAGCGGCCGTCTGTTCAGCGACTTCGGCATGATCGGCAAGCCCGATGATTTCGACGAGGCCTTGATGGATGGCGCGGTCTCGCCCAGGCTGTCGGCCGGCGCCGGTGTCACCTGGGTCTCTCCGGTCGGACCGATTTCGGTCGACCTGGGCTACCCGCTTGTCAAAGAGAAATTTGACAAGACCGAAGTCTTCCGTCTCTCCTTTGGATCGAGGTTCTAA
- a CDS encoding OmpH family outer membrane protein, with protein sequence MRFLKGARLLVVAASVALSIPAVQAAEGDSFPNASMGVIDVQQILSEATSAQGARAARDKYLESYSEQARKEEQALHDAQAKLAREADQGSDAFKKKRQDFEKKVNAFQTKFSALRQNLDRAMAQALGQVQDAIINKSNEVAGERGINLVLYRNQVLLFDPRMSMTDEVLKRVNAELPSVTFPDPESLAKKQPAKASK encoded by the coding sequence ATGCGTTTCCTGAAAGGCGCACGGCTGCTCGTCGTGGCGGCGTCGGTCGCCCTGAGCATTCCGGCCGTCCAGGCGGCCGAGGGTGACTCCTTTCCCAATGCGAGCATGGGCGTCATCGACGTTCAGCAGATCCTGAGCGAGGCCACCTCGGCGCAAGGCGCGCGGGCGGCCCGCGACAAGTATCTGGAAAGCTATTCCGAGCAGGCGCGCAAGGAAGAGCAGGCCCTCCACGACGCCCAGGCCAAGCTGGCCCGGGAAGCCGATCAGGGAAGCGACGCTTTCAAGAAGAAGCGCCAGGATTTCGAAAAAAAGGTTAACGCCTTCCAGACCAAATTCTCGGCGCTGCGCCAGAACCTGGATCGCGCCATGGCCCAGGCCCTGGGGCAGGTCCAGGACGCGATCATCAACAAGTCCAACGAGGTCGCCGGCGAGCGCGGCATCAATCTGGTGCTTTATCGCAATCAGGTCTTGCTGTTTGATCCGCGCATGAGCATGACCGACGAGGTCTTGAAGCGGGTGAATGCCGAATTGCCGTCGGTGACCTTCCCCGATCCGGAAAGCTTGGCCAAGAAGCAGCCGGCGAAGGCAAGCAAGTAA
- the fabZ gene encoding 3-hydroxyacyl-ACP dehydratase FabZ: MTETVQADPQENQVRTTVDIARIIDMIPHRYPFLMVDKLIDMVRGESAIGIKNVTINEPFFQGHFPNRPVMPGVLIVEAMAQTAAVLVVETLGVRAEGKIVYFMIVENARFRKPVIPGDQLRLHVAKERHRGNVWKFRGVAKVDEVVVAEATFAAMIMDEEPQP; the protein is encoded by the coding sequence ATGACAGAGACGGTGCAGGCGGATCCGCAGGAAAACCAGGTTCGGACGACGGTCGATATCGCACGGATTATCGATATGATTCCGCACCGTTATCCCTTCTTGATGGTCGACAAGTTGATCGACATGGTGCGCGGTGAAAGCGCCATCGGCATCAAGAACGTGACGATCAACGAGCCCTTCTTCCAGGGCCATTTCCCCAATCGACCCGTGATGCCCGGCGTGCTGATCGTCGAGGCGATGGCGCAGACCGCCGCCGTTCTGGTGGTTGAAACCCTTGGGGTGCGGGCCGAGGGCAAGATCGTCTATTTCATGATCGTCGAGAACGCCCGCTTCCGCAAACCGGTGATTCCGGGGGATCAGCTGCGCCTGCATGTCGCGAAGGAACGTCATCGCGGCAATGTGTGGAAGTTCCGCGGCGTGGCCAAGGTCGACGAGGTCGTTGTCGCCGAGGCGACCTTCGCGGCGATGATCATGGACGAAGAGCCCCAGCCCTAA
- the lpxA gene encoding acyl-ACP--UDP-N-acetylglucosamine O-acyltransferase produces MPSIHPTAIVDPKADLGHSVSIGPYCLVGPEVVLGDGVELVSHVVVAGNTTIGASTRVFPFASLGTVPQDLKYHGEATRLVIGANNTIREHVTMNPGTEGGGGLTEVGSNSLFMIGTHVAHDCKIGDGIVAANSVLMGGHVVVGDCAVLGGGSAIHQFVRIGKHAMVGGLSAVESDVIPFGSVIGNRAKLAGLNIVGMKRRGFAREEIHALRNAYKLLFAENVVAEQLETIEKTFPDSTVVREVVAFIRADSSRGLCRPIDGDAA; encoded by the coding sequence ATGCCGAGCATTCATCCGACCGCGATCGTCGACCCCAAGGCCGACCTTGGCCACTCCGTTTCCATCGGCCCCTATTGCCTTGTCGGTCCCGAGGTCGTCCTTGGTGACGGCGTCGAACTGGTCAGTCATGTCGTCGTCGCCGGAAACACCACCATCGGCGCCTCTACCCGCGTCTTCCCCTTCGCGTCTTTGGGCACCGTTCCCCAGGATCTGAAGTACCACGGCGAGGCGACCCGCCTGGTCATCGGCGCCAACAACACCATCCGCGAACACGTCACCATGAACCCGGGAACCGAGGGCGGTGGCGGGTTGACCGAGGTGGGCAGCAACAGCTTGTTCATGATCGGCACCCATGTCGCCCATGACTGCAAGATCGGCGACGGCATCGTCGCCGCCAACAGCGTGCTGATGGGCGGTCATGTGGTGGTGGGCGATTGCGCCGTTCTGGGCGGCGGTTCGGCCATCCATCAGTTCGTGCGGATCGGCAAGCATGCCATGGTCGGCGGGCTGTCGGCCGTTGAATCCGATGTCATTCCCTTTGGCTCGGTCATCGGCAATCGGGCCAAGCTGGCCGGTTTGAACATCGTTGGCATGAAGCGCCGGGGCTTTGCCCGCGAAGAGATCCACGCCCTGCGCAACGCCTATAAGCTGCTGTTCGCCGAGAACGTCGTGGCCGAGCAGCTTGAAACCATCGAGAAGACCTTTCCCGACTCCACGGTCGTGCGCGAGGTTGTCGCCTTCATCCGCGCGGACTCGTCGCGCGGGCTGTGCCGCCCCATCGACGGCGACGCGGCCTAG
- a CDS encoding LpxI family protein, whose amino-acid sequence MTPASARQEQSVLAIIAGGGDLPKRVVEACQAQGRPFVVVGLNGQAETTGWPPGVPHQWTRLGKCGGMAEDLRDRGILHLCMAGRVKRPSLVSLLPDWRTAAFLAKVGAAALGDDGLLSAIVRELESNGFTIEAPDQVIGARPLGAGVIGRIVPDDQARRDLAHAFRMAKALGALDIGQGVVVQQGLVLAVEAIEGTDAMLERCACLLRDGPGAVLVKACKPQQDRRVDLPALGARTLEVAARAGLRGVGFEAGAVVLLDPAGLGKRADDLGLFFVGLSAEGEVPS is encoded by the coding sequence ATGACGCCCGCCAGCGCCCGCCAGGAGCAATCGGTTCTGGCGATCATCGCCGGCGGTGGCGATCTGCCCAAGCGGGTGGTCGAAGCCTGTCAGGCCCAGGGGCGGCCCTTCGTGGTCGTCGGCCTGAACGGTCAGGCCGAAACCACCGGCTGGCCGCCCGGGGTTCCCCATCAGTGGACCCGCCTTGGCAAATGCGGCGGCATGGCCGAGGATTTGCGCGATCGCGGCATCCTGCATTTGTGCATGGCCGGCCGGGTCAAGCGCCCCAGCCTCGTCAGCCTGCTGCCCGATTGGCGGACGGCGGCCTTCCTGGCCAAGGTCGGCGCCGCAGCTTTGGGCGATGACGGCCTGCTTTCGGCCATTGTCCGCGAGTTGGAAAGCAACGGCTTCACCATCGAAGCCCCCGATCAGGTGATCGGCGCCCGTCCGCTGGGGGCCGGGGTGATCGGCCGCATCGTTCCCGATGATCAGGCGCGGCGCGATCTCGCCCATGCCTTCCGCATGGCCAAGGCGCTTGGCGCCCTGGATATCGGCCAGGGGGTGGTGGTCCAGCAGGGGTTGGTGCTGGCCGTCGAGGCCATCGAGGGCACCGACGCCATGCTTGAACGCTGCGCTTGTCTGTTGCGCGACGGTCCCGGAGCTGTTCTGGTCAAGGCCTGCAAGCCCCAGCAGGATCGCCGTGTCGATCTGCCGGCCCTGGGCGCGCGCACGCTGGAGGTCGCCGCCCGCGCCGGCTTGCGCGGTGTCGGCTTCGAGGCCGGCGCGGTGGTGCTGCTTGATCCGGCGGGCCTGGGCAAGCGCGCCGATGACCTTGGCCTGTTCTTTGTGGGGCTGAGCGCCGAAGGGGAGGTGCCGTCATGA